From one Rattus norvegicus strain BN/NHsdMcwi chromosome 7, GRCr8, whole genome shotgun sequence genomic stretch:
- the Oplah gene encoding 5-oxoprolinase isoform X3 has protein sequence MSLLSSYEGLRQEIQRLAQENEELRRLVQLIQENQELKLVLRSRGNSLSLCGSNFLSEATANPRLQKRKTIRFKDVERVLPGLPAEEPFLDSSFNVMGSPEGRFHFAIDRGGTFTDVFAQCPGGHVRVLKLLSEDPANYADAPTEGIRRILEQEEGVLLPRGRPLDTSRIASIRMGTTVATNALLERQGERVALLVTRGFRDLLHIGTQARPDLFDLAVPMPEVLYEEVLEVDERVVLYRGEPGAGSPVKGRTGDLLEIQQPVDLEALRGKLEGLLSRGIHSLAVVLMHSYTWAQHEQQVGTLARELGFTHVSLSSEVMPMVRIVPRGHTACADAYLTPTIQRYVQGFRRGFQGQLKNVQVLFMRSDGGLAPMDAFSGSRAVLSGPAGGVVGYSATTYHLEGGQPVIGFDMGGTSTDVSRYAGEFEHVFEASTAGVTLQAPQLDINTVAAGGGSRLFFRSGLFVVGPESAGAHPGPACYRKGGPVTVTDANLVLGRLLPASFPCIFGPGEDQPLSPEASRKALEAVAMEVNSFLTNGPCPASQLSLEEVAMGFVRVANEAMCRPIRALTQARGHDPSAHVLACFGGAGGQHACAIARALGMDTVHIHRHSGLLSALGLALADVVHEAQEPCSLSYTPETFAQLDQRLSRLEEQCVDALQVQGFPRSQISTESFLHLRYQGTDCALMVSAHQHPATACSPRAGDFGAAFVERYMREFGFIIPERPVVVDDVRVRGTGRSGLQLEDTPKIQTGPPHVEKVTQCYFEGGYQETPVYLLGELGYGHQLQGPCLIIDNNSTILVEPGCQAEVTDTGDIRISVGAEGPSMADTRLDPIQLSIFSHRFMSIAEQMGRILQRTAISTNIKERLDFSCALFGPDGGLVSNAPHIPVHLGAMQETVQFQIQHLGADLHPGDVLLSNHPSAGGSHLPDLTVITPVFWPGQTRPVFYVASRGHHADIGGITPGSMPPHSTTLQQEGAVFLSFKLVQGGVFQEEAVTEALRAPGKISGCSGTRNLHDNLSDLRAQVAANQKGIQLVGELIGQYGLDVVQAYMGHIQANAELAVRDMLRAFGTSRQARGLPLEVSAEDHMDDGSPICLRVQINLSQGSAVFDFTGSGSEVFGNLNAPRAITLSALIYCLRCLVGRDIPLNQGCLAPVRVIIPKGSILDPSPEAAVVGGNVLTSQRVVDVILGAFGACSASQGCMNNVTLGNARMGYYETVAGGAGAGPGWHGRSGVHSHMTNTRITDPEILESRYPVILRRFELRPGSGGRGRFRGGDGVVRELVFREEALLSVLTERRAFQPYGLHGGEPGARGLNLLIRKDGRTVNLGGKTSVTVYPGDVFCLHTPGGGGYGDPEDPAPPPGSPPLFPAFPERGSVFEYRRAQEAV, from the exons ATGTCCCTTCTCAGCAGCTATGAGGGCCTACGACAGGAGATACAGCGGCTGGCCCAAGAGAATGAGGAGCTACGGCGGCTAGTGCAGCTCATCCAGGAAAACCAAGAGCTAAAGCTAGTCCTTAGGAGCAGGGGCAATAGCCTAAGCTTATGTGGCTCCAACTTCCTGTCAGAAGCAACTGCCAACCCTAGGCTGCAGAAGCGTAAGACGATCAGATTCAAGGATGTCGAGAGAG TTCTCCCAGGGTTACCAGCTGAAGAGCCATTCCTGGACTCCAGCTTCAACGTCATGGGCAGCCCAGAAGGGCGCTTCCATTTCGCCATCGACCGCGGTGGCACCTTCACAGATGTCTTTGCCCAGTGCCCTGGAGGGCATGTGCGTGTCCTGAAGCTGCTCTCAGAGGACCCTGCCAACTATGCAGATGCACCCACAGAGGGCATCCGCCGAATTCTAGAGCAG GAGGAGGGTGTGCTGCTGCCTCGAGGCCGACCGCTAGACACCAGTCGCATTGCCAGCATCCGCATGGGTACCACGGTGGCCACCAATGCACTGTTGGAACGACAGGGAGAACGGGTGGCACTGCTGGTGACTCGGGGTTTCCGAGACCTGCTGCATATTGGCACTCAGGCCCGCCCGGACCTCTTTGACTTG GCTGTGCCCATGCCAGAGGTTCTGTATGAGGAAGTGCTGGAGGTAGATGAGCGAGTGGTGCTGTATCGCGGAGAACCAGGTGCCGGCTCTCCTGTCAAAG GCCGCACAGGGGACCTGCTAGAGATACAGCAGCCTGTGGACCTGGAAGCCCTGCGTGGGAAGCTGGAGGGGCTCTTGTCTCGGGGCATTCACAGTCTGGCAGTGGTGCTCATGCATTCGTACAC GTGGGCCCAGCATGAGCAGCAGGTGGGCACGCTGGCCCGGGAGCTGGGCTTCACGCACGTCTCCTTGTCCTCGGAAGTCATGCCCATGGTACGAATTGTTCCTCGGGGCCATACAGCCTGTGCTGACGCTTACCTTACTCCCACCATCCAGCGCTATGTGCAGGGCTTCCGCCGAGGCTTCCAGGGCCAGCTAAAG AATGTGCAAGTTCTCTTCATGCGCTCTGATGGTGGCCTCGCACCCATGGATGCTTTCAGTGGTTCCCGGGCTGTGCTCTCTGGCCCTGCTGGGGGTGTGGTTGGCTACTCAGCTACCACCTACCATCTGGAAGGCGGTCAGCCTGTCATTGGCTTTGACATGGGAG GCACATCCACAGACGTGAGCCGCTATGCTGGAGAATTTGAGCATGTCTTTGAGGCTAGCACAGCAGGCGTTACCCTTCAGGCACCCCAGTTGGACATCAACACAGTGGCAGCTGGCGGGGGTTCCCGCCTCTTCTTCAG ATCTGGCCTCTTTGTGGTTGGTCCAGAGTCAGCAGGTGCCCACCCAGGTCCTGCCTGCTACCGTAAAG ggGGTCCTGTGACAGTGACAGATGCTAATCTGGTCCTGGGTCGCCTGCTGCCTGCCTCCTTCCCCTGCATTTTTGGGCCAGGAGAAGACCAGCCACTGTCTCCTGAGGCTTCCCGAAAGGCTCTAGAGGCTGTGGCCATGGAGGTCAACAGTTTCTTGACCAATGGACCGTGCCCAGCTTCCCAACTAAGTCTGGAAGAGGTGGCCATGGGGTTTGTGCGTGTTGCCAATGAAGCCATGTGCCGGCCTATCCGTGCCCTCACACAG GCACGAGGCCATGACCCCTCAGCCCATGTATTGGCTTGCTTTGGAGGAGCTGGTGGGCAACACGCTTGTGCCATTGCCCGGGCCCTGGGGATGGATACTGTGCACATTCACAG GCACAGCGGGCTGCTGTCAGCACTAGGACTGGCCTTGGCAGATGTGGTTCACGAAGCACAGGAGCCCTGTTCCCTGTCTTACACACCTGAAACCTTTGCACAACTGGACCAGAGACTGAGCCGCCTGGAGGAGCAGTGTGTGGATGCCTTGCAGGTCCAGGGCTTCCCTAG GTCTCAGATCAGCACCGAGAGCTTCCTGCATCTTCGCTACCAAGGCACTGACTGCGCCCTAATGGTGTCTGCCCATCAGCATCCGGCCACAGCCTGCTCACCCCGTGCTGGTGACTTTGGAGCCGCATTTGTGGAGAG GTACATGAGAGAGTTTGGCTTCATTATCCCCGAGCGGCCGGTGGTGGTAGATGATGTACGTGTGAGGGGAACTGGCCGTAGTGGACTTCAGCTGGAGGACACCCCCAAAATCCAGACTGGACCTCCCCACGTGGAAAAG GTGACCCAGTGCTACTTTGAAGGGGGTTATCAGGAGACTCCCGTGTACCTTTTAGGAGAACTAGGCTACGGGCACCAGCTCCAAGGGCCCTGCCTTATCATCGACAACAACAG CACCATCCTTGTAGAACCGGGTTGCCAAGCAGAGGTGACTGATACAGGGGACATCCGCATTTCTGTGGGAGCTGAGGGTCCTAGTATGGCAGATACCAGGCTTGACCCCATCCAGCTGTCTATTTTCTCACACCGCTTCATGAGCATTGCTG AGCAGATGGGCCGCATCCTACAGCGCACAGCCATCTCTACCAACATCAAGGAACGCCTCGACTTCTCCTGTGCCCTCTTTGGGCCAGATGGGGGCCTCGTCTCCAATGCTCCCCACATTCCTGTGCACCTGGGTGCCATGCAAGAGACTGTACAGTTCCAG ATTCAGCACTTAGGAGCCGACCTCCATCCTGGTGATGTGTTGCTCAGCAACCATCCCAGCGCAGGGGGCAGCCATCTTCCTGACCTGACTGTCATTACACCG GTGTTTTGGCCAGGCCAGACGAGGCCTGTGTTCTACGTGGCTAGCCGAGGGCACCACGCAGACATTGGAGGAATCACACCGGGCTCTATGCCGCCTCACTCCACCACGCTGCAACAGGAGGGTGCCGTTTTTCTGTCCTTCAAACTGGTCCAGGGAGGCGTCTTCCAGGAAGAGG CAGTGACAGAGGCCCTACGGGCACCAGGCAAGATCTCTGGCTGTAGTGGAACCAGGAACCTGCATGACAACCTGTCGGATCTTCGTGCCCAGGTGGCAGCTAACCAGAAAGGCATCCAGCTGGTGGGAGAGCTGATCGGACAGTATGGCTTAGATGTGGTGCAGGCCTATATGGGCCATATTCAG GCGAATGCTGAGCTAGCAGTGAGAGACATGCTCCGGGCTTTTGGAACTTCCCGGCAGGCCAGGGGCCTGCCCCTGGAGGTGTCTGCAGAGGATCACATGGATGATGGCTCTCCCATCTGTCTGCGTGTTCAGATCAACCTGAGTCAG GGCAGTGCGGTATTTGACTTCACTGGTTCCGGGTCTGAGGTGTTTGGCAATCTCAATGCCCCGAGAGCCATAACACTGTCTGCTCTCATCTATTGCTTACGCTGTCTAGTGGGCCGTGACATCCCACTTAACCAG GGTTGCCTGGCTCCTGTGCGTGTCATAATTCCCAAAGGCTCCATATTGGATCCATCCCCAGAGGCAGCAGTGGTCGGCGGCAACGTGCTCACATCTCAGCGAGTAGTGGATGTCATTCTGGGGGCTTTTGGGGCCTGTTCAGCCTCCCAG GGCTGCATGAACAATGTGACCCTGGGCAATGCCCGTATGGGCTACTATGAGACAGTGGCTGGTGGTGCCGGTGCGGGCCCTGGCTGGCATGGGCGCAGTGGTGTACACAGTCACATGACCAACACACGCATTACGGATCCAGAGATTCTGGAGAGTCG GTATCCAGTTATCCTGCGCCGCTTTGAGCTGAGGCCAGGCTCCGGGGGCCGAGGTCGCTTCCGGGGAGGTGATGGCGTAGTCCGAGAGCTGGTCTTTCGGGAAGAGGCGCTGTTGTCTGTGCTCACCGAGCGCCGGGCCTTCCAGCCTTACGGCCTCCACG GGGGAGAGCCTGGTGCGCGTGGCTTAAACCTCCTGATCAGAAAAGATGGGCGCACAGTGAATTTGGGCGGCAAGACATCTGTGACCGTGTACCCCGGG GACGTGTTCTGCCTCCACACGCCTGGGGGTGGGGGCTACGGAGACCCGGAGGATCCAGCGCCACCACCAGGCTCGCCCCCGCTATTTCCAGCCTTCCCCGAGCGCGGCAGTGTATTCGAGTACCGCCGCGCCCAGGAAGCCGTATGA
- the Oplah gene encoding 5-oxoprolinase isoform X1 translates to MSLLSSYEGLRQEIQRLAQENEELRRLVQLIQENQELKLVLRSRGNSLSLCGSNFLSEATANPRLQKRKTIRFKDVERGEPRASFRALSSNVCPNGKKPCKTLGLWSVATCSSLGAGVLPGLPAEEPFLDSSFNVMGSPEGRFHFAIDRGGTFTDVFAQCPGGHVRVLKLLSEDPANYADAPTEGIRRILEQEEGVLLPRGRPLDTSRIASIRMGTTVATNALLERQGERVALLVTRGFRDLLHIGTQARPDLFDLAVPMPEVLYEEVLEVDERVVLYRGEPGAGSPVKGRTGDLLEIQQPVDLEALRGKLEGLLSRGIHSLAVVLMHSYTWAQHEQQVGTLARELGFTHVSLSSEVMPMVRIVPRGHTACADAYLTPTIQRYVQGFRRGFQGQLKNVQVLFMRSDGGLAPMDAFSGSRAVLSGPAGGVVGYSATTYHLEGGQPVIGFDMGGTSTDVSRYAGEFEHVFEASTAGVTLQAPQLDINTVAAGGGSRLFFRSGLFVVGPESAGAHPGPACYRKGGPVTVTDANLVLGRLLPASFPCIFGPGEDQPLSPEASRKALEAVAMEVNSFLTNGPCPASQLSLEEVAMGFVRVANEAMCRPIRALTQARGHDPSAHVLACFGGAGGQHACAIARALGMDTVHIHRHSGLLSALGLALADVVHEAQEPCSLSYTPETFAQLDQRLSRLEEQCVDALQVQGFPRSQISTESFLHLRYQGTDCALMVSAHQHPATACSPRAGDFGAAFVERYMREFGFIIPERPVVVDDVRVRGTGRSGLQLEDTPKIQTGPPHVEKVTQCYFEGGYQETPVYLLGELGYGHQLQGPCLIIDNNSTILVEPGCQAEVTDTGDIRISVGAEGPSMADTRLDPIQLSIFSHRFMSIAEQMGRILQRTAISTNIKERLDFSCALFGPDGGLVSNAPHIPVHLGAMQETVQFQIQHLGADLHPGDVLLSNHPSAGGSHLPDLTVITPVFWPGQTRPVFYVASRGHHADIGGITPGSMPPHSTTLQQEGAVFLSFKLVQGGVFQEEAVTEALRAPGKISGCSGTRNLHDNLSDLRAQVAANQKGIQLVGELIGQYGLDVVQAYMGHIQANAELAVRDMLRAFGTSRQARGLPLEVSAEDHMDDGSPICLRVQINLSQGSAVFDFTGSGSEVFGNLNAPRAITLSALIYCLRCLVGRDIPLNQGCLAPVRVIIPKGSILDPSPEAAVVGGNVLTSQRVVDVILGAFGACSASQGCMNNVTLGNARMGYYETVAGGAGAGPGWHGRSGVHSHMTNTRITDPEILESRYPVILRRFELRPGSGGRGRFRGGDGVVRELVFREEALLSVLTERRAFQPYGLHGGEPGARGLNLLIRKDGRTVNLGGKTSVTVYPGDVFCLHTPGGGGYGDPEDPAPPPGSPPLFPAFPERGSVFEYRRAQEAV, encoded by the exons ATGTCCCTTCTCAGCAGCTATGAGGGCCTACGACAGGAGATACAGCGGCTGGCCCAAGAGAATGAGGAGCTACGGCGGCTAGTGCAGCTCATCCAGGAAAACCAAGAGCTAAAGCTAGTCCTTAGGAGCAGGGGCAATAGCCTAAGCTTATGTGGCTCCAACTTCCTGTCAGAAGCAACTGCCAACCCTAGGCTGCAGAAGCGTAAGACGATCAGATTCAAGGATGTCGAGAGAGGTGAGCCACGGGCATCCTTCAGAGCTCTCTCATCCAATGTGTGCCCAAACGGAAAGAAGCCATGCAAAACCCTGGGCCTGTGGAGTGTGGCCACCTGTTCCTCGTTGGGTGCTGGTG TTCTCCCAGGGTTACCAGCTGAAGAGCCATTCCTGGACTCCAGCTTCAACGTCATGGGCAGCCCAGAAGGGCGCTTCCATTTCGCCATCGACCGCGGTGGCACCTTCACAGATGTCTTTGCCCAGTGCCCTGGAGGGCATGTGCGTGTCCTGAAGCTGCTCTCAGAGGACCCTGCCAACTATGCAGATGCACCCACAGAGGGCATCCGCCGAATTCTAGAGCAG GAGGAGGGTGTGCTGCTGCCTCGAGGCCGACCGCTAGACACCAGTCGCATTGCCAGCATCCGCATGGGTACCACGGTGGCCACCAATGCACTGTTGGAACGACAGGGAGAACGGGTGGCACTGCTGGTGACTCGGGGTTTCCGAGACCTGCTGCATATTGGCACTCAGGCCCGCCCGGACCTCTTTGACTTG GCTGTGCCCATGCCAGAGGTTCTGTATGAGGAAGTGCTGGAGGTAGATGAGCGAGTGGTGCTGTATCGCGGAGAACCAGGTGCCGGCTCTCCTGTCAAAG GCCGCACAGGGGACCTGCTAGAGATACAGCAGCCTGTGGACCTGGAAGCCCTGCGTGGGAAGCTGGAGGGGCTCTTGTCTCGGGGCATTCACAGTCTGGCAGTGGTGCTCATGCATTCGTACAC GTGGGCCCAGCATGAGCAGCAGGTGGGCACGCTGGCCCGGGAGCTGGGCTTCACGCACGTCTCCTTGTCCTCGGAAGTCATGCCCATGGTACGAATTGTTCCTCGGGGCCATACAGCCTGTGCTGACGCTTACCTTACTCCCACCATCCAGCGCTATGTGCAGGGCTTCCGCCGAGGCTTCCAGGGCCAGCTAAAG AATGTGCAAGTTCTCTTCATGCGCTCTGATGGTGGCCTCGCACCCATGGATGCTTTCAGTGGTTCCCGGGCTGTGCTCTCTGGCCCTGCTGGGGGTGTGGTTGGCTACTCAGCTACCACCTACCATCTGGAAGGCGGTCAGCCTGTCATTGGCTTTGACATGGGAG GCACATCCACAGACGTGAGCCGCTATGCTGGAGAATTTGAGCATGTCTTTGAGGCTAGCACAGCAGGCGTTACCCTTCAGGCACCCCAGTTGGACATCAACACAGTGGCAGCTGGCGGGGGTTCCCGCCTCTTCTTCAG ATCTGGCCTCTTTGTGGTTGGTCCAGAGTCAGCAGGTGCCCACCCAGGTCCTGCCTGCTACCGTAAAG ggGGTCCTGTGACAGTGACAGATGCTAATCTGGTCCTGGGTCGCCTGCTGCCTGCCTCCTTCCCCTGCATTTTTGGGCCAGGAGAAGACCAGCCACTGTCTCCTGAGGCTTCCCGAAAGGCTCTAGAGGCTGTGGCCATGGAGGTCAACAGTTTCTTGACCAATGGACCGTGCCCAGCTTCCCAACTAAGTCTGGAAGAGGTGGCCATGGGGTTTGTGCGTGTTGCCAATGAAGCCATGTGCCGGCCTATCCGTGCCCTCACACAG GCACGAGGCCATGACCCCTCAGCCCATGTATTGGCTTGCTTTGGAGGAGCTGGTGGGCAACACGCTTGTGCCATTGCCCGGGCCCTGGGGATGGATACTGTGCACATTCACAG GCACAGCGGGCTGCTGTCAGCACTAGGACTGGCCTTGGCAGATGTGGTTCACGAAGCACAGGAGCCCTGTTCCCTGTCTTACACACCTGAAACCTTTGCACAACTGGACCAGAGACTGAGCCGCCTGGAGGAGCAGTGTGTGGATGCCTTGCAGGTCCAGGGCTTCCCTAG GTCTCAGATCAGCACCGAGAGCTTCCTGCATCTTCGCTACCAAGGCACTGACTGCGCCCTAATGGTGTCTGCCCATCAGCATCCGGCCACAGCCTGCTCACCCCGTGCTGGTGACTTTGGAGCCGCATTTGTGGAGAG GTACATGAGAGAGTTTGGCTTCATTATCCCCGAGCGGCCGGTGGTGGTAGATGATGTACGTGTGAGGGGAACTGGCCGTAGTGGACTTCAGCTGGAGGACACCCCCAAAATCCAGACTGGACCTCCCCACGTGGAAAAG GTGACCCAGTGCTACTTTGAAGGGGGTTATCAGGAGACTCCCGTGTACCTTTTAGGAGAACTAGGCTACGGGCACCAGCTCCAAGGGCCCTGCCTTATCATCGACAACAACAG CACCATCCTTGTAGAACCGGGTTGCCAAGCAGAGGTGACTGATACAGGGGACATCCGCATTTCTGTGGGAGCTGAGGGTCCTAGTATGGCAGATACCAGGCTTGACCCCATCCAGCTGTCTATTTTCTCACACCGCTTCATGAGCATTGCTG AGCAGATGGGCCGCATCCTACAGCGCACAGCCATCTCTACCAACATCAAGGAACGCCTCGACTTCTCCTGTGCCCTCTTTGGGCCAGATGGGGGCCTCGTCTCCAATGCTCCCCACATTCCTGTGCACCTGGGTGCCATGCAAGAGACTGTACAGTTCCAG ATTCAGCACTTAGGAGCCGACCTCCATCCTGGTGATGTGTTGCTCAGCAACCATCCCAGCGCAGGGGGCAGCCATCTTCCTGACCTGACTGTCATTACACCG GTGTTTTGGCCAGGCCAGACGAGGCCTGTGTTCTACGTGGCTAGCCGAGGGCACCACGCAGACATTGGAGGAATCACACCGGGCTCTATGCCGCCTCACTCCACCACGCTGCAACAGGAGGGTGCCGTTTTTCTGTCCTTCAAACTGGTCCAGGGAGGCGTCTTCCAGGAAGAGG CAGTGACAGAGGCCCTACGGGCACCAGGCAAGATCTCTGGCTGTAGTGGAACCAGGAACCTGCATGACAACCTGTCGGATCTTCGTGCCCAGGTGGCAGCTAACCAGAAAGGCATCCAGCTGGTGGGAGAGCTGATCGGACAGTATGGCTTAGATGTGGTGCAGGCCTATATGGGCCATATTCAG GCGAATGCTGAGCTAGCAGTGAGAGACATGCTCCGGGCTTTTGGAACTTCCCGGCAGGCCAGGGGCCTGCCCCTGGAGGTGTCTGCAGAGGATCACATGGATGATGGCTCTCCCATCTGTCTGCGTGTTCAGATCAACCTGAGTCAG GGCAGTGCGGTATTTGACTTCACTGGTTCCGGGTCTGAGGTGTTTGGCAATCTCAATGCCCCGAGAGCCATAACACTGTCTGCTCTCATCTATTGCTTACGCTGTCTAGTGGGCCGTGACATCCCACTTAACCAG GGTTGCCTGGCTCCTGTGCGTGTCATAATTCCCAAAGGCTCCATATTGGATCCATCCCCAGAGGCAGCAGTGGTCGGCGGCAACGTGCTCACATCTCAGCGAGTAGTGGATGTCATTCTGGGGGCTTTTGGGGCCTGTTCAGCCTCCCAG GGCTGCATGAACAATGTGACCCTGGGCAATGCCCGTATGGGCTACTATGAGACAGTGGCTGGTGGTGCCGGTGCGGGCCCTGGCTGGCATGGGCGCAGTGGTGTACACAGTCACATGACCAACACACGCATTACGGATCCAGAGATTCTGGAGAGTCG GTATCCAGTTATCCTGCGCCGCTTTGAGCTGAGGCCAGGCTCCGGGGGCCGAGGTCGCTTCCGGGGAGGTGATGGCGTAGTCCGAGAGCTGGTCTTTCGGGAAGAGGCGCTGTTGTCTGTGCTCACCGAGCGCCGGGCCTTCCAGCCTTACGGCCTCCACG GGGGAGAGCCTGGTGCGCGTGGCTTAAACCTCCTGATCAGAAAAGATGGGCGCACAGTGAATTTGGGCGGCAAGACATCTGTGACCGTGTACCCCGGG GACGTGTTCTGCCTCCACACGCCTGGGGGTGGGGGCTACGGAGACCCGGAGGATCCAGCGCCACCACCAGGCTCGCCCCCGCTATTTCCAGCCTTCCCCGAGCGCGGCAGTGTATTCGAGTACCGCCGCGCCCAGGAAGCCGTATGA